A window of Natranaerovirga pectinivora contains these coding sequences:
- a CDS encoding TIGR04540 family protein: protein MIAKSFYRNQRELADTLNNLVDMYWRNELDEDLLIQNISNIYMNNRGKILKFDQFTKILQQQCGKKRLEVIEKIITK, encoded by the coding sequence ATGATAGCTAAATCATTTTATAGGAATCAACGAGAATTAGCTGATACGTTAAATAACCTAGTTGATATGTATTGGAGAAATGAGTTAGACGAGGATTTACTAATTCAAAATATAAGCAATATATATATGAATAATAGGGGGAAAATTTTGAAGTTTGATCAGTTCACCAAAATTCTACAACAGCAATGTGGGAAAAAAAGATTAGAAGTTATAGAGAAAATAATAACAAAGTGA
- a CDS encoding iron-containing alcohol dehydrogenase has translation MDNFIFQNPTKIIFGKNTESSVGKEVSSYSKKILLHYGGGSIKKSGLYDKVVASLKEANIEFIELPGVKPNPRLSLVREGIQICRDNGIDFVLAVGGGSVIDSAKAIAIGVPYNGDVWDFYTDKADATEALPVGTILTIPAAGSESSTGSVITNEDGWYKKPYNSALIYPKFSILNPELAYTLPRYQISCGAADILAHLMERYFTNSKNVEFTDRLIESTMKTIINNVPKVLKNQEDYDAWAEVMWAGAIAHNNLLNTGRVGDWGSHNIEHELSGIYDVAHGAGLAVVFPAWMKYLYKHDMNRFVQFAVRVWNVEQEFFSPEETALQGIKKLEEFFVSIDMPITLKGLGIEDDRYEEMANKATDNDASPLGNFVKLNSKDIVNILKLAQ, from the coding sequence ATGGATAATTTTATTTTTCAAAACCCTACAAAAATAATATTTGGTAAAAATACAGAAAGCTCAGTTGGTAAAGAAGTTAGTTCATACAGCAAAAAGATTCTACTTCATTATGGTGGCGGTAGCATTAAAAAATCAGGTCTTTATGATAAAGTGGTTGCTTCTTTAAAAGAAGCAAATATAGAGTTTATTGAATTACCAGGGGTTAAGCCTAATCCAAGACTTAGTTTGGTTAGAGAAGGGATTCAGATCTGTAGAGACAATGGTATTGACTTTGTCTTAGCCGTTGGTGGTGGAAGTGTTATAGACTCTGCAAAAGCCATTGCAATAGGTGTGCCTTATAATGGGGATGTATGGGACTTTTACACAGATAAAGCCGATGCCACTGAGGCATTGCCTGTTGGGACTATTTTAACCATTCCAGCAGCAGGTAGTGAATCTAGTACAGGTTCTGTTATTACCAATGAAGATGGATGGTATAAAAAACCTTATAATTCTGCTCTTATCTATCCAAAGTTTTCAATCCTTAATCCTGAATTGGCCTATACCCTACCTAGATATCAAATATCATGTGGTGCAGCAGATATCCTTGCGCATTTAATGGAAAGGTATTTTACCAATTCAAAAAATGTTGAGTTTACTGATCGTCTAATTGAATCTACTATGAAAACCATCATTAATAATGTACCAAAGGTTCTTAAAAACCAAGAAGATTATGATGCTTGGGCTGAAGTGATGTGGGCTGGTGCCATTGCTCATAATAATTTACTTAACACTGGAAGAGTTGGTGACTGGGGCTCTCACAATATAGAACATGAATTAAGTGGTATTTATGATGTTGCCCATGGTGCTGGGTTAGCTGTGGTCTTCCCTGCTTGGATGAAATATTTATACAAACATGATATGAATCGTTTTGTACAATTTGCTGTGAGAGTTTGGAATGTGGAGCAAGAATTTTTCTCTCCTGAAGAAACGGCTTTACAAGGGATAAAAAAATTAGAAGAGTTTTTTGTATCTATTGATATGCCTATTACCTTAAAAGGTCTTGGCATTGAAGATGATCGTTATGAAGAAATGGCTAATAAAGCCACTGATAATGATGCATCGCCTTTAGGTAATTTTGTTAAATTAAATAGCAAAGATATTGTTAATATTTTAAAATTAGCACAATAA
- a CDS encoding 3-deoxy-7-phosphoheptulonate synthase, with translation MSFQYIQQLPEPYVIKNNIPVPAELQKLKIQRDEEIRKVFTGESDKFILIIGPCSSDNEDSVCDYISKLSAIQEKVSDKILMIPRVYTNKPRTTGEGYKGMVHQPDPSGKSNMLEGIKAIRNMHIRAGMESGLTTADEMLYPENYAYLDDLLSYVAVGARSVENQQHRLTASGIDIPVGMKNPTSGDVNVMFNSIKAAQIDHTYIYRGHEVETSGNPLAHAILRGAVDHYGRSLPNYHFEDLKYVIDLYAKMNLHNPAIIIDTNHANSNKQYQEQPRIALEVVRNRNYDSTFKKAIKGLMIESYLVGGRQEVNEGVYGKSITDPCIGWDVTEKMIYDIADKL, from the coding sequence ATGTCTTTTCAATATATACAACAATTACCAGAACCTTATGTAATAAAAAACAATATTCCAGTTCCAGCTGAATTACAAAAACTCAAAATACAAAGAGATGAGGAAATCAGAAAAGTATTTACAGGGGAAAGTGATAAATTTATTTTAATCATTGGTCCTTGCTCTTCTGATAATGAAGATTCTGTTTGTGATTACATTAGTAAGTTAAGTGCCATTCAAGAAAAAGTGAGCGATAAAATTCTAATGATTCCTAGAGTTTATACCAACAAACCAAGAACGACTGGTGAAGGGTATAAAGGAATGGTTCATCAACCAGATCCAAGTGGAAAGTCTAATATGTTAGAAGGTATCAAAGCCATCAGAAATATGCATATTAGAGCAGGTATGGAATCAGGCTTAACAACTGCTGATGAGATGCTTTACCCTGAAAACTATGCTTACTTAGATGATCTTTTAAGTTATGTTGCTGTAGGTGCAAGATCTGTTGAAAATCAACAACACCGTTTAACAGCTAGTGGTATTGATATTCCTGTAGGTATGAAAAACCCTACAAGTGGTGATGTGAATGTAATGTTTAATTCTATTAAAGCAGCTCAAATTGATCATACTTATATTTATCGTGGTCATGAAGTTGAAACAAGCGGTAATCCTTTAGCACATGCTATTTTAAGAGGTGCAGTAGATCATTATGGCAGAAGTCTTCCTAATTACCATTTTGAAGATCTTAAATATGTTATTGATTTATATGCAAAAATGAACTTACACAATCCAGCTATTATTATTGATACAAATCATGCTAATTCTAATAAGCAATATCAAGAACAACCAAGAATTGCTTTAGAAGTCGTTCGTAATAGAAACTATGACTCAACCTTTAAAAAAGCAATTAAAGGTCTAATGATTGAAAGTTACCTTGTAGGCGGTAGACAAGAGGTCAATGAAGGTGTTTATGGTAAATCTATTACAGACCCTTGTATTGGATGGGATGTAACAGAAAAAATGATTTATGATATTGCAGATAAACTATAA
- the tpx gene encoding thiol peroxidase yields the protein MMKKNGIVKFGGNPVMLLGEEVNVGQKAENFTAVKNDLSVFDFYKETEGKNVIISVVPSVDTGVCEQQTVRFNQEASNLSNDVVIITISVDLPFAQSRFCGAQGIENSIVVSDHKELDFGSKYGFVIEEFRLLARGILVIDKERTLKFVEYVSEVTNHPDYDAALKVVQQLS from the coding sequence ATGATGAAAAAGAATGGTATTGTAAAATTTGGTGGAAACCCAGTTATGTTACTAGGTGAAGAAGTGAATGTAGGACAGAAAGCAGAGAATTTTACTGCGGTAAAAAATGACTTAAGTGTATTTGATTTTTATAAAGAAACAGAAGGTAAAAATGTGATAATAAGTGTTGTGCCATCGGTGGATACAGGGGTTTGTGAACAACAAACTGTAAGATTTAATCAAGAGGCTTCTAACTTATCAAATGATGTTGTTATTATAACCATTAGTGTGGATTTACCTTTTGCTCAAAGTAGATTCTGTGGGGCACAAGGCATTGAAAACAGTATTGTGGTATCGGATCATAAAGAGTTAGACTTTGGAAGTAAGTATGGATTTGTAATAGAAGAGTTTCGTTTATTAGCAAGAGGTATTCTAGTTATTGATAAAGAGAGAACATTAAAATTTGTAGAGTATGTATCAGAAGTGACAAATCACCCAGACTATGATGCTGCTTTAAAGGTTGTACAACAATTATCTTAA
- a CDS encoding ABC transporter ATP-binding protein, protein MISTDAEIALQIRDLKMSFGQKEVLKGVNLDVYRGQIVGYIGPNGAGKSTTVKIILGLIEGYEGQVNLLGQDISKDAYDYKSKIGYVPEMAEVYENLTAREYLNFVGELYGLNKTAIDNKATRLMEIFEIGSVYDSRIASYSKGMKQKLIIISSLLHNPDILFLDEPLNGLDANSVMVLKEILGMLAAQGKTIFYSSHIMDVVEKISHRIILLNDGQILADGSFEQLKQTNKEGSLEEIFNQLTGFNEYKTLANEFVAVVQGV, encoded by the coding sequence GTGATTAGCACAGATGCTGAAATTGCGTTACAAATTAGAGACTTGAAGATGAGCTTTGGACAGAAGGAAGTTTTAAAAGGGGTTAATCTGGATGTCTATAGAGGACAAATCGTGGGTTATATAGGTCCTAATGGTGCTGGGAAAAGTACCACTGTTAAGATTATACTAGGCTTAATAGAAGGGTATGAAGGGCAGGTAAATCTTCTTGGGCAAGATATTTCAAAGGATGCATACGATTATAAAAGTAAGATAGGGTATGTTCCAGAAATGGCTGAGGTTTATGAAAATCTTACCGCTAGAGAATACCTTAATTTTGTAGGAGAATTGTATGGTTTAAATAAAACGGCAATAGATAATAAGGCTACAAGGTTGATGGAGATTTTTGAGATTGGAAGTGTCTATGACTCGAGAATTGCTTCTTATTCTAAGGGGATGAAACAAAAACTTATTATTATATCTAGCTTATTACATAATCCAGATATTTTGTTCTTGGATGAACCGTTAAATGGCTTAGATGCCAATAGTGTTATGGTTTTAAAAGAAATATTAGGGATGTTAGCAGCACAAGGGAAAACAATTTTTTATTCTTCACATATTATGGATGTAGTTGAAAAAATAAGTCATCGAATTATTTTGTTAAATGATGGACAAATTTTGGCAGATGGAAGTTTTGAGCAACTAAAACAAACGAATAAAGAAGGGTCTTTAGAAGAGATTTTTAATCAGCTAACAGGATTTAATGAATATAAAACACTTGCCAATGAATTTGTTGCTGTGGTTCAAGGGGTGTAA
- a CDS encoding ATP-dependent metallopeptidase FtsH/Yme1/Tma family protein — MKKIYIILLVVTLIAGIGFAGMSLINNKQEEMTYNEFLVEVEQSNVSEVVFSETGNSFTVALNNNDTVFTVPNPMKEDFVEFLLLEDITIAYGQVNPLVRVLQVSVFFIIGGAVLYFARFHGDKKLIKDANKNDNKSSITLNEVAGNIEAKAMVEDIINFIKKPEKYADIGAKMPRGLLLYGPPGTGKTLMAKAIAGEADVPFYAMSGSDFVQMYVGVGASRIRNLFKKAKKSEKAVIFIDEIDAIGKQRGRTNSASNDERDQTLNALLTEMSGFNDSNGIIVIGATNRLDTLDEALLRPGRFDRQIEIGLPDVNARKKIIELYGKSKPLAEDISFDELAKSTVYFSGAMIENLFNEAAIFAANENEPVLNKKHLDKAFYTVIAGAEKKDRSYISERDRKVTAYHEAGHALVTKLLLPQHFISKVTIIPSVRGAGGFSLSIPKDALYQTQKQIKANIQVLLAGRVAEELIFGADEVTTGASNDISKASNMMVDFINKFGMDKDLGLFNIQAIEGLQDNQIVGKCRDQMNELYEETKKLLQENILLLEKVANELLEKESINGDDIDRLSA; from the coding sequence GTGAAGAAAATCTATATTATATTGCTAGTCGTTACGCTTATTGCGGGTATAGGATTTGCCGGAATGAGTTTAATAAATAATAAACAAGAAGAGATGACATATAATGAATTCCTAGTGGAAGTAGAACAAAGCAATGTTAGTGAAGTGGTTTTTTCTGAGACAGGGAATTCTTTTACAGTGGCATTAAATAATAATGATACAGTATTTACAGTACCAAATCCAATGAAAGAAGACTTTGTTGAGTTTTTATTACTTGAAGACATTACAATAGCTTATGGTCAAGTAAATCCATTGGTTAGAGTGTTACAAGTATCTGTATTTTTTATTATTGGTGGTGCTGTTTTATATTTTGCGCGTTTTCATGGAGATAAAAAATTAATAAAAGATGCTAATAAAAATGACAATAAATCAAGCATTACTTTAAATGAAGTGGCGGGAAATATTGAAGCCAAAGCTATGGTAGAAGATATAATTAACTTTATTAAAAAACCTGAAAAATATGCAGACATTGGCGCTAAAATGCCAAGAGGTTTATTATTATATGGACCACCAGGAACAGGTAAAACCCTTATGGCAAAAGCAATTGCTGGTGAAGCAGATGTGCCTTTTTATGCTATGAGTGGTTCTGACTTCGTACAAATGTATGTAGGGGTTGGTGCGAGTAGAATTCGTAATTTATTTAAAAAAGCTAAAAAAAGTGAAAAAGCTGTTATTTTTATAGATGAGATTGATGCAATCGGTAAACAAAGAGGAAGAACCAATTCAGCAAGTAATGATGAACGTGATCAAACATTAAATGCATTGCTTACGGAAATGTCAGGGTTTAACGATAGCAATGGCATTATCGTTATTGGTGCAACCAATAGATTAGATACATTAGATGAAGCCCTTTTACGTCCAGGTCGTTTTGACAGACAGATTGAAATTGGTTTACCAGATGTCAATGCAAGAAAAAAAATCATTGAACTCTATGGGAAAAGCAAACCACTGGCTGAAGACATTAGTTTTGATGAACTTGCAAAATCTACAGTATACTTTAGTGGTGCAATGATTGAGAATTTATTTAATGAAGCAGCCATTTTTGCAGCAAATGAAAATGAACCTGTACTCAATAAAAAACATTTAGACAAAGCATTTTATACAGTAATAGCAGGTGCTGAGAAAAAAGATAGAAGCTATATCTCAGAAAGAGATCGAAAAGTAACAGCATACCACGAAGCAGGTCATGCTTTAGTAACAAAATTATTATTGCCACAACATTTTATTTCAAAAGTAACCATCATCCCAAGTGTACGTGGTGCAGGAGGATTTAGTTTAAGCATACCAAAGGACGCACTTTATCAAACACAAAAACAAATCAAAGCCAATATACAAGTGTTACTGGCTGGTAGAGTAGCAGAAGAATTGATTTTTGGAGCAGATGAAGTAACAACAGGAGCAAGCAATGACATTAGCAAAGCTTCCAATATGATGGTAGATTTTATTAATAAATTTGGTATGGACAAAGATTTAGGATTGTTTAATATTCAAGCCATAGAAGGCTTGCAAGATAATCAAATCGTAGGCAAATGTAGAGATCAAATGAATGAGCTATATGAAGAAACGAAAAAGCTTCTTCAAGAAAATATCCTTTTATTAGAAAAAGTTGCCAATGAATTATTAGAAAAAGAGTCTATCAATGGGGATGATATTGATCGTCTTAGTGCTTAA
- the amrA gene encoding AmmeMemoRadiSam system protein A produces MPILGTYLMPHPPIILPEVGQGQERRIQDTINSLNAIGKDIKEKSPSTIVIITPHGTMFNDAISMVNESSIEGDLSMFGVPEVSMKCLINQKLTGEIETLSNDENVPVVLSSKDFLETFDVKLSLDHGTLVPLYYVNKFYSDYRIVHITYAPLNDLELYQFGTIITKAIEALNENAIVIASGDLSHKLKDDGPYDYSPYGKTFDTTFVELLEKNQVRDIFSMDSKLISEAGECGFRSVLIMLGVLDGYKVQSKRHSYEGPFGVGYGVMSFSIVGKEDSKLGAIEQAISNKKEQKLNNANPYVKLARESLTTYLETGKELKELPSYVTDEMEKEKRGVFVSLKKNGELRGCIGTILPTTNSIAEEIIRNAVEAGLHDPRFYEVNKDELLDIDFSVDVLGQAEPATTDQLDPKNYGVIVYNARKKGLLLPNLEGIDTVEEQLSIVLQKAGIEQDEPYELKRFEVIRHSEI; encoded by the coding sequence ATGCCAATATTAGGAACGTATCTAATGCCCCATCCCCCTATCATTTTACCAGAAGTGGGACAAGGGCAAGAAAGACGTATTCAAGATACAATTAATAGTTTAAATGCTATAGGCAAAGATATTAAAGAAAAATCTCCAAGTACAATTGTAATTATTACCCCTCATGGCACTATGTTTAATGATGCTATTTCTATGGTCAATGAATCTTCTATTGAAGGGGATTTAAGTATGTTTGGTGTGCCTGAAGTTTCTATGAAATGTCTTATTAACCAAAAACTTACTGGGGAAATTGAGACCTTATCCAATGATGAGAATGTTCCAGTTGTTTTATCTTCAAAGGATTTTCTAGAAACCTTTGATGTAAAACTTTCTTTAGACCACGGAACCCTTGTGCCCCTCTATTATGTGAATAAGTTTTATAGTGATTATAGGATTGTTCATATCACTTATGCCCCTTTAAATGATTTAGAATTGTACCAATTTGGTACCATTATTACAAAAGCTATAGAGGCTTTAAATGAAAATGCCATTGTGATTGCAAGTGGTGATTTATCTCATAAACTTAAAGATGATGGTCCATATGATTATAGTCCTTATGGTAAAACATTTGATACGACTTTTGTTGAATTACTGGAAAAGAATCAAGTGAGAGATATTTTTAGTATGGATTCTAAGCTTATTAGTGAAGCAGGTGAATGTGGCTTTAGATCTGTATTAATTATGCTTGGTGTTCTTGATGGTTATAAGGTACAAAGTAAAAGACATAGTTATGAAGGCCCTTTTGGTGTTGGCTATGGTGTGATGTCTTTTAGCATAGTAGGCAAAGAAGACTCTAAGTTAGGGGCAATTGAACAAGCCATTTCTAATAAGAAGGAACAAAAGCTCAATAATGCGAATCCTTATGTTAAGTTAGCAAGAGAAAGCCTTACCACTTATTTAGAAACAGGTAAGGAGCTAAAGGAATTACCTTCTTATGTCACTGATGAAATGGAAAAGGAAAAACGTGGTGTATTTGTTTCTTTAAAGAAAAATGGTGAACTCAGAGGGTGTATAGGTACTATTTTACCTACAACGAATTCCATTGCTGAAGAAATTATAAGAAATGCGGTTGAAGCTGGGTTACATGACCCAAGATTCTATGAAGTCAATAAAGATGAATTGTTGGATATTGATTTTTCTGTTGATGTATTAGGACAAGCAGAACCTGCAACGACTGATCAATTAGATCCTAAGAATTATGGTGTCATTGTTTATAACGCAAGAAAAAAAGGCTTATTGTTGCCTAACTTAGAAGGTATAGATACTGTAGAAGAACAATTGTCTATTGTTTTACAAAAAGCTGGTATAGAGCAAGATGAGCCTTACGAACTTAAACGTTTTGAAGTCATAAGACATTCAGAAATATAG
- the amrS gene encoding AmmeMemoRadiSam system radical SAM enzyme translates to MKREAMFYEKANDKIHCFLCPHHCVIEDKHYGKCNVRMHDSGTLYTLNYGEVTASSLDPIEKKPLHYYRPGTNIFSVGSFGCNMTCTFCQNHDISQEKAPSDYIPKEVLVDLILNIEENIGVAFTYNEPTIWYEYMYDTAKLLKEKDKDASVVMVTNGFIGEEPLRKILPYVDAMNIDLKSFNSNYYKNLCGARLDPVLKTIEIAAKECHVEITTLLVSEENASIQEVKEIAQFIQGIDKKIPLHLSRYFPRYKMDHPATDIGFMLDAKEVALKYLDNVVLGNVGV, encoded by the coding sequence ATGAAAAGAGAAGCTATGTTTTATGAAAAAGCGAATGATAAAATCCACTGTTTTTTATGTCCGCATCATTGTGTTATAGAGGATAAACACTATGGAAAATGCAATGTAAGAATGCATGATTCAGGGACACTTTATACTCTTAATTATGGAGAAGTTACTGCTTCATCCTTAGACCCTATTGAGAAAAAACCTTTGCATTACTATAGACCTGGAACCAATATTTTCTCTGTAGGCAGTTTTGGTTGTAATATGACTTGTACCTTCTGTCAAAATCATGATATTTCACAAGAAAAAGCACCAAGTGATTATATTCCTAAAGAAGTTTTGGTGGACTTGATATTGAATATTGAAGAAAATATTGGGGTTGCTTTTACTTATAACGAACCAACCATTTGGTATGAATATATGTATGATACGGCAAAATTGCTGAAAGAAAAAGACAAGGATGCCTCAGTGGTTATGGTCACCAATGGGTTTATAGGTGAAGAGCCTCTTCGTAAAATACTGCCTTATGTGGACGCTATGAATATTGACTTGAAAAGCTTTAACTCTAATTATTATAAGAATCTTTGTGGTGCTAGATTAGACCCTGTTCTTAAAACCATAGAAATAGCCGCCAAAGAATGTCACGTGGAAATTACGACATTGCTAGTCAGTGAAGAAAATGCTTCTATACAAGAAGTTAAAGAAATTGCACAGTTCATTCAAGGCATAGATAAAAAAATACCCCTACATTTATCAAGGTATTTTCCAAGATACAAAATGGATCATCCTGCTACAGATATAGGCTTTATGTTAGATGCTAAGGAAGTGGCGTTAAAATATTTGGATAATGTTGTCCTTGGGAATGTGGGTGTTTAA
- a CDS encoding NAD(P)/FAD-dependent oxidoreductase, which produces MKLYTGSPYWSILTDMNIKQFPNLTKNIECDVLIVGGGITGALCSYYMNEAKVSTVLIDKNEFASGSTIINTSLLHYEIDTTLNKLSKIYGKQNAIRCFQLCRKSLYDLKTLINHTNINCEYVPRKSLYVSSNVFEDIKLLAEYRSRKNAGFKASFINKKIMKEHFKLQYSAGIYSYDGAEINPYMFTKNLIHYSSLNGLRAYENTELISIDYKKGYNIAYTQNATIKAKKIIFATGYEAQSLVDSYTTTKFKTTYTLTTKPIKNTQKLWKDNSLIWEAKNSYTYIRRTKDNRIIVGGYDTNYKGYMPSTETIEKKGELLLKQIKELFPTLDIEKDFVSAGIFASTDDELGYVGSLEEYPNCYFLLGYGANGVLYCIIGSQILRDLFLYDYHHDADLFSFYR; this is translated from the coding sequence ATGAAATTATATACAGGAAGTCCCTATTGGTCTATACTTACAGATATGAATATAAAACAATTTCCAAACTTAACAAAAAATATAGAATGTGATGTGCTTATTGTGGGTGGTGGTATTACTGGTGCATTATGTTCTTATTATATGAATGAAGCTAAAGTATCTACTGTTTTAATTGATAAAAATGAATTTGCCTCTGGCAGCACAATAATTAATACCTCATTACTCCATTATGAAATTGATACAACCCTCAATAAACTTAGTAAAATCTATGGAAAACAAAATGCTATTAGATGCTTTCAATTGTGTCGCAAATCTTTATATGACTTAAAAACTTTAATTAATCATACAAATATTAATTGTGAATATGTTCCTAGGAAAAGTTTATATGTATCCTCTAATGTATTTGAAGATATTAAGTTATTAGCTGAATACCGCTCTAGAAAAAACGCTGGTTTTAAAGCATCTTTCATTAACAAAAAAATTATGAAAGAGCATTTTAAATTGCAATACAGTGCAGGTATTTACTCTTATGATGGGGCAGAAATTAACCCTTATATGTTTACAAAAAACCTCATTCATTATTCTTCACTTAATGGATTAAGAGCTTATGAAAACACTGAACTAATTTCTATTGATTATAAAAAAGGGTATAATATAGCTTATACACAAAATGCAACGATTAAAGCAAAAAAAATAATATTTGCTACAGGCTATGAGGCCCAATCCTTAGTTGATTCATATACTACAACTAAATTTAAAACAACTTATACCTTAACAACAAAGCCTATTAAAAACACACAAAAACTATGGAAAGACAATTCTTTAATTTGGGAAGCTAAAAATTCATATACTTATATCCGAAGAACCAAAGACAATCGGATTATCGTTGGTGGCTATGATACCAATTATAAAGGTTATATGCCAAGTACTGAAACAATTGAAAAAAAAGGAGAACTTCTTTTAAAACAAATCAAAGAATTGTTTCCTACTTTAGATATTGAAAAAGATTTTGTTTCTGCTGGTATATTTGCTTCCACTGACGATGAACTTGGTTACGTAGGCTCCCTTGAAGAGTATCCCAATTGTTATTTTTTACTTGGTTATGGGGCAAATGGTGTTTTATATTGTATTATTGGTTCGCAGATACTAAGAGACCTCTTTTTATATGACTATCATCACGATGCAGATTTGTTTTCTTTTTATAGATGA
- a CDS encoding AIR synthase related protein, producing the protein MIRIRDVFLTPISESEYLVITCDSCGGIGNKEHDIVKVDPFYVGYFTTVVALAENLAIGGEVLSVVDTLSLSMVGDGEKILEGVQRAMEEAELSPTQLITGSTEENIPVTQTAIGVTVIGKINKEKVKYPKSQKGDLLVLLGLPKMGNQLVEEEILQTKSEIIKLKHIIQLSKLTFVKELIPVGSKGIDYECQEIASLNHCKVVYKEGAIDLNVSAGPGTCVLITIDKNNIQQLLTKNINIPINIIGELI; encoded by the coding sequence ATGATTAGAATTAGAGATGTATTTTTGACACCCATATCTGAAAGTGAATATTTGGTTATAACTTGTGATTCTTGTGGTGGTATTGGCAATAAAGAGCATGACATCGTAAAAGTTGACCCTTTTTATGTGGGTTATTTTACAACAGTAGTTGCCCTAGCTGAAAACTTAGCCATTGGTGGAGAAGTCTTATCCGTTGTGGATACTTTGTCTCTTTCTATGGTAGGGGATGGGGAAAAGATTCTAGAAGGTGTTCAAAGAGCCATGGAAGAAGCAGAATTATCACCTACTCAGTTAATAACAGGATCAACAGAAGAAAATATCCCAGTGACACAGACAGCAATAGGGGTAACGGTTATAGGTAAGATCAATAAAGAAAAAGTAAAATATCCAAAATCTCAAAAAGGGGATTTATTGGTATTACTAGGTTTACCTAAAATGGGCAATCAACTAGTAGAAGAAGAAATCCTCCAAACTAAAAGTGAGATTATTAAATTAAAGCACATCATACAACTAAGCAAACTAACCTTTGTTAAGGAACTAATACCTGTAGGTTCCAAAGGCATAGACTATGAATGTCAGGAAATAGCCAGCTTAAACCATTGTAAAGTAGTATATAAAGAAGGGGCAATAGATTTAAATGTATCCGCAGGTCCAGGGACTTGTGTGTTGATTACTATAGATAAAAATAATATACAACAACTACTGACTAAGAACATAAATATTCCTATCAATATTATTGGGGAATTAATTTGA
- a CDS encoding DUF4944 domain-containing protein, protein MKKIIRIIFTIFIVLIVGLLLNGLIRTPIWIGESSDGNWTAVYERVFRARNKEYWDGTLYWNGDNNVRLKYTQFYVNGELHAGVNDPSRGQERLLNEASFVALGQREDKGNELKVALGWRHSGNEDLQEEEIILKRKRRFLPF, encoded by the coding sequence ATGAAAAAAATAATAAGAATCATTTTTACAATATTTATTGTGTTAATAGTGGGCCTTTTGCTAAATGGCTTAATTAGAACGCCAATATGGATAGGGGAGTCATCTGATGGCAATTGGACCGCAGTATATGAAAGAGTATTTCGAGCTAGAAATAAAGAGTATTGGGATGGGACTCTTTATTGGAATGGTGACAATAATGTCAGGCTAAAATATACACAATTTTATGTGAACGGGGAACTTCACGCTGGAGTTAATGATCCATCAAGGGGACAGGAAAGGTTACTTAATGAAGCTAGCTTTGTAGCTTTAGGTCAGAGGGAAGATAAAGGGAATGAATTAAAAGTAGCTTTAGGATGGAGACACTCTGGTAATGAAGATTTACAAGAGGAAGAAATAATACTTAAAAGAAAAAGACGTTTTCTACCTTTTTAG
- a CDS encoding ECF transporter S component — MSKINSRQLAYMGLFIALSFVGAQIKIQGSVAFDSMPAFLVALIISPVAGGIVGILGHMLTAVTSGFPLTLPIHMVVGVLMGITCYLFGYLSKKGKKYIAVIVAFLLNGPISLGVSAYIMYALGYEFAGVALFSFLIVPLSIAAILNIVIAVVVEPFLIRKKY, encoded by the coding sequence TTGAGTAAAATAAATTCAAGACAACTAGCATATATGGGGCTTTTTATAGCATTATCATTTGTAGGGGCACAGATTAAGATTCAAGGGAGTGTTGCCTTTGATTCTATGCCAGCTTTTTTGGTAGCTTTGATTATTTCACCCGTAGCAGGAGGAATAGTAGGTATACTAGGACATATGCTAACAGCAGTTACAAGCGGTTTTCCACTTACATTGCCTATTCATATGGTTGTAGGTGTACTAATGGGGATCACTTGTTACTTATTTGGCTACCTAAGTAAAAAAGGTAAGAAATACATTGCAGTAATTGTAGCTTTTTTACTTAATGGACCGATATCACTAGGCGTTAGCGCCTATATAATGTATGCACTAGGGTATGAATTTGCAGGAGTTGCTTTGTTTAGTTTTTTAATCGTGCCACTATCTATAGCTGCTATACTTAATATTGTTATAGCTGTTGTTGTGGAACCTTTTTTAATTAGAAAAAAATATTGA